From Xiphophorus hellerii strain 12219 chromosome 20, Xiphophorus_hellerii-4.1, whole genome shotgun sequence, the proteins below share one genomic window:
- the LOC116710664 gene encoding transmembrane protein 82-like — translation MRVCNFIQACSDPDTEGGDRRRSSSSRNPLRRKWRAAVQFWFLTGVLSLVGRRVSSLIVLEFSLRAVSALASAGQDDGSRGLELLLVQSQFSLGCSLTCTLAFIHQGALHSSFGLLLAAALSWAFASYSSGLWRHVARLFPLHRTDGYCGKCINLLTSGHTMLASLQRVVILAFGTAAVASTTTVYEHFLSQKDAMKFWTPLTLCYTMLVAYNQEEQHRLSITETLLRTVVLRLGGLLVLMLAVGNWTDVLHILIAFLGEGVCLLPSEDLLQAALKEEREHSQDKQRTCHRSRMRIQ, via the exons ATGAGAGTTTGCAATTTCATTCAAGCATGCAG TGATCCTGACACCGAAGGTGGAGACAGACGGAGGTCGTCTTCCTCTAGAAATCCTCTGAGGAGGAAATGGAGAGCGGCGGTCCAGTTCTGGTTTCTGACCGGCGTCCTCTCTCTGGTGGGCCGCAGGGTTTCCTCTCTCATCGTGCTGGAGTTTTCCCTCAGAGCCGTTTCTGCATTGGCCTCCGCCGGACAG GACGACGGGTCCAGAGGTCTGGAGCTGCTCCTGGTCCAGAGCCAGTTCTCTCTGGGCTGCAGCCTCACCTGCACTCTGGCCTTCATCCATCAGGGGGCGCTACACAGCTCCTTCGGCTTGCTCCTGGCCGCTGCGCTCAGCTGGGCATTTGCGAGCTACAGCAGCGGTCTGTGGCGCCATGTGGCCAGGCTGTTCCCGCTGCACAGGACCGATGGTTACTGTGGGAAGTGCATCAATCTCCTAACCTCTGGACACACCATGCTGGCCTCGCTGCAAAGAGTGGTTATCTTGGCCTTTGGTACAGCAGCTGTGGCTTCCACCACCACGGTTTACGAGCACTTCTTATCCCAGAAGGACGCGATGAAGTTCTGGACTCCACTCACTCTCTGCTACACCATGTTGGTGGCCTACAACCAAG AGGAGCAACATCGGCTGAGCATCACAGAGACCCTGCTGCGGACCGTGGTGCTGCGACTGGGAGGCCTGCTGGTTCTCATGCTGGCAGTGGGAAACTGGACAGACGTTCTCCACATCCTCATCGCTTTTCTGGGAGAAGGAGTCTGTCTGCTGCCTTCTGAGGATCTGCTGCAGGCTGCGTTAAAG gaagAACGAGAACACAGCCAGGACAAACAGAGGACCTGCCACAGATCAAGGATGAGAATACAGTAG
- the slc25a34 gene encoding solute carrier family 25 member 34: protein MTSAQLLETSPKESAFSHRMASPAVPRSVLGPPPAVWPPLDFALGALACCAACVFTNPLEVVKTRLQLQGELRARGSYQIHYRGVLQALWVVGRTDGLRGLQKGLSAGLIYQAVMNGVRLGSYSCCDSLGITAFHGGSLLSGAGAGALGALIASPAYLVKTHLQAQTVDAIAVGHQHNHLGVSDAFVTIYRRDGLSGLWRGVNGAVPRVMVGSAAQLATFTSTKDWVSHSQWFRANAWLTALIAASISGVAVAITMTPFDVISTRLYNQPVDEFRKGRLYHGFTDCLLKVCQAEGLLGLYKGMGPVFLRLAPHTVLSMLFWDLMRQQAVKDK from the exons ATGACCAGCGCCCAGCTGCTGGAAACTTCCCCCAAAGAGTCGGCATTCTCCCACAGGATGGCTTCTCCTGCCGTCCCCCGCAGTGTTTTGGGGCCCCCTCCGGCCGTCTGGCCCCCTCTGGACTTTGCGCTGGGTGCTCTGGCCTGCTGTGCGGCCTGCGTGTTCACCAATCCGTTGGAGGTCGTGAAGACGCGTCTGCAGCTTCAGGGGGAGCTCCGCGCTCGGGGGTCCTACCAGATCCACTACAGAGGGGTCCTGCAGGCCCTCTGGGTGGTGGGCCGCACAGATGGGCTCCGGGGCCTCCAGAAAGGGCTCTCGGCGGGGCTCATCTACCAGGCCGTGATGAACGGAGTGAGGCTGGGCTCATACTCCTGCTGTGACTCTCTGGGCATCACCGCGTTTCATGGCGGCAGCCTGCTGTCAGGGGCCGGGGCCGGGGCCCTGGGGGCCCTCATCGCCTCTCCTGCCTATCTG GTGAAGACTCACCTGCAAGCTCAGACTGTGGATGCAATCGCTGTTGGTCATCAACATAACCATCTG ggTGTGTCTGATGCCTTTGTTACCATCTATAGAAGAGACGGTCTGTCTGGGCTGTGGAGGGGGGTAAACGGGGCAGTTCCTCGGGTCATGGTGGGGTCAGCAGCTCAGCTGGCGACCTTCACCTCCACCAAGGACTGGGTGTCACATTCTCAG TGGTTTCGTGCCAACGCTTGGCTGACGGCGCTGATCGCTGCTTCCATCAGTGGCGTTGCCGTGGCGATCACCATGACTCCGTTCGACGTGATCAGCACGCGCCTCTACAACCAGCCAGTTGACGAGTTTCGCAAA GGCCGCCTGTACCACGGCTTCACCGACTGTTTGCTCAAAGTGTGCCAAGCCGAGGGCCTCCTGGGGCTGTATAAAGGCATGGGCCCCGTGTTCCTGCGGCTGGCCCCGCACACGGTGCTCAGCATGCTGTTCTGGGACCTGATGAGGCAACAAGCCGTCAAAGACAAATAG
- the fblim1 gene encoding filamin-binding LIM protein 1, whose translation MASAAPQKRMVSSVFITLSSPHRATVTQQQQQQQPALHSHSGPDRQHSAAGDDLSSLRRRAAETSPASTDRNWTGVGPRAKASDPQSQPQPASTGPTKAEVQEKNRNSSELSPPPPPPPDVLPSSFSKDAALPPPPPPPSLISPLRPQSPDQLPVSNKEVKAFSPTRGSKHNEETNGIHRNSHDATTESKDLCGFCRKPMTLSEPAIEALNRIYHEGCFQCRSCHVPLAGKQYYNKAGIPLCEGCYQASLELCWTCGEIITDQIIRAIERTYHPSCFTCTTCNQQIGAQAFAQGDVGEVYCLQDYYRKYAPMCSACDQLIIPKEDGTDSYTVECLGRSYHENCYRCEDCGIQLSPEPNERGCYPLEGKMLCKACHVSLVSGQQ comes from the exons ATGGCATCAGCAGCTCCCCAGAAAAGGATGGTCTCGTCCGTCTTCATCACGCTGTCGTCCCCTCACCGAGCCACCGtgacacagcagcagcagcagcagcagccagcccTCCACAGCCACAGCGGCCCAGACAGGCAGCACAGCGCTGCAGGTGATGACCTCTCCTCCCTCAGGCGGAGAGCAGCGGAGACATCACCCGCTAGCACTGACAGAAACTGGACCGGTGTGGGGCCCCGGGCCAAAGCGTCCGACCCTCAAAGTCAACCCCAACCTGCCTCAACAGGACCCACCAAAGCCGAGGTGcaggagaaaaacaggaactctTCAG AGctttcccctcctcctcctcctcctcctgacgTTCTACCTTCATCGTTCTCTAAAGATgcagctcttcctcctcctcctcctcctccgtccCTGATCTCTCCCCTCCGTCCACAGAGTCCCGACCAGCTCCCAGTTTCCAACAAAGAG gtgAAAGCATTTTCACCAACCAGAGGCTCAAAACATAATGAAGAAACTAACGGGATTCACAGAAACAGCCACGACGCCACCACAGAGAGCAAAG ATTTGTGTGGCTTCTGTCGGAAACCCATGACCCTTTCTGAACCTGCGATAGAAGCCCTGAACAGGATTTACCACGAGGGCTGCTTCCAGTGCAGATCCTGCCACGTTCCCCTGGCTGGGAAGCAGTACTACAACAAGGCAGGAATCCCTCTGTGTGAAGGCTGCTATCAG gcCAGTTTGGAGCTGTGCTGGACGTGCGGGGAGATTATCACCGACCAGATAATCCGTGCAATAGAGCGAACGTACCATCCCTCCTGTTTCACCTGCACAACATGCAACCAGCAAATTGGAGCGCAAGCTTTTGCTCAGGGGGACGTTGGTGAAGTTTACTGCCTGCAGGACTActacag GAAATATGCTCCGATGTGTAGTGCCTGTGACCAGCTCATCATTCCTAAAGAAGATGGTACTGATAGCTACACTGTTGAGTGTCTGGGGCGCTCCTACCATGAGAACTGCTACAGATGTGAG gACTGTGGCATCCAGCTCTCCCCTGAACCAAACGAGCGCGGCTGCTATCCTTTGGAAGGGAAAATGTTGTGCAAAGCCTGCCATGTCAGCCTGGTTTCTGGGCAGCAGTAA
- the fbxo42 gene encoding F-box only protein 42, with translation MSLSPDNEDGYFVAMDTEDEGAELRDEVEGKMGTCSQEGNMDTGAKGKGRSMVELPEEVLEYILSFLSPYQEHKTAALVCKQWYRLIKGVAYQCYHGFLRAVQEGNIQWESRTYPYPGTPITQRFSHSACYYDSNQSMYVFGGCTQSSCNAAFNDLWRLDLNSKEWIRPLASGSYPSPKAGATLVMHKDLLVLFGGWTRPSPYPLHQPERFFDEIHTYSPSKNWWNCIVTTHGPPPMAGHSSSVIGNSMIVFGGSLGARQMSNEVWVLDLEQWSWSKPPTSGQSPHPRGGQSQIVIDEKTLLILGGCGGPNALLKDAWLLHMEGPAWKWQQLQVENEDHGAPELWCHPACKVGQCVVVFSQAPSGRAPLSPSLNSRPSPISATPAPLGPEPPSLRSQSPVRSGAAGVVLGAAEEAPCVNGRWGTLRPRPSARGSARDGSPSSSQQPSPSQGPDSPPLPPLPSLINGSSPSPRTSPAQGCSPPSRPHLPGSTDYGWESPPSAALHHDVPNTNGLHTPPSGSPLTPPGAVSPAALRRGLEAVKNKSSSSSPSSSLQTQGASPMSGGGGGTGPSGTPPSSSSSPPQAAVADGHAIPPIARRLGHHPPQSLNVGKPLYQSLNCKPMQMYVLDISRAKSAGVVSWKVYGNGTPAAVTGPPETSLHTVVQGRGELIIFGGLMDKKQNAKYYPKTNALYFVRAKR, from the exons ATGTCCCTTTCCCCCGACAATGAAGATGGATACTTTGTTGCCATGGATACAGAGGATGAGGGTGCAGAGTTAAGAGACGAGGTGGAGGGAAAGATGGGGACCTGTAGTCAGGAAGGGAACATGGACACTGGTGCCAAAGGGAAGGGCAGGTCGATGGTCGAGTTGCCAGAGGAAGTCCTGgaatatattttatctttccTCTCACCTTACCAGGAGCACAAGACCGCCGCACTTGTGTGTAAGCAGTGGTATCGTCTTATTAAAG gtGTTGCCTATCAGTGTTATCATGGGTTTTTGAGAGCTGTCCAGGAGGGAAATATCCAATGGGAAAGCCGGACATATCCGTATCCTGGAACCCCCATCACTCAGCGCTTTTCACACA gtgCTTGCTATTATGACTCAAATCAATCCATGTACGTTTTCGGAGGCTGCACTCAGAGTAGCTGCAACGCTGCCTTTAATGACCTATGGAGACTTGACCTAAACAGTAAAGAGTGGATCCGCCCGTTAGCTTCAG GCTCCTATCCGTCTCCAAAAGCTGGAGCAACTCTCGTGATGCACAAAGATCTGTTGGTGCTGTTTGGAGGCTGGACGCGCCCCAGCCCTTACCCACTTCACCAACCAGAGAGGTTCTTTGATGAAATCCACACCTACTCACCTTCAAAAAACTG GTGGAACTGCATAGTAACGACACATGGACCTCCACCCATGGCAGGCCACTCATCATCTGTAATAGGAAACTCCATGATAGTGTTCGGGGGATCGTTAGGAGCACGTCAGAT GAGCAATGAAGTCTGGGTTCTAGATCTGGAGCAGTGGTCCTGGTCCAAACCGCCCACATCGGGTCAATCACCTCACCCACGAGGAGGCCAGTCACAA attGTTATTGATGAGAAGACCTTGCTTATATTGGGAGGCTGCGGCGGTCCTAATGCA CTTCTGAAAGACGCCTGGCTCCTCCACATGGAGGGTCCTGCATGGAAgtggcagcagctgcaggtggaGAACGAGGACCATGGCGCCCCAGAGTTATGGTGCCACCCAGCTTGTAAA GTGGGCCAGTGTGTCGTGGTTTTCTCCCAGGCTCCATCCGGCCGTGCCCCCCTCAGTCCAAGTCTTAACTCGCGACCTTCCCCCATAAGTGCCACGCCCGCCCCTCTGGGCCCGGAGCCCCCTTCCCTGCGGTCTCAGTCCCCGGTTCGAAGCGGCGCCGCCGGCGTCGTCCTGGGAGCCGCTGAGGAGGCTCCATGTGTGAACGGTCGATGGGGCACGCTCAGACCGCGACCCTCAGCCAGAGGAAGCGCCAGAGACGGGAGCCCCTCCTCGTCCCAGCAGCCGTCTCCGTCTCAAGGCCCCGACAGCCCCCCCCTCCCTCCGCTCCCCTCCCTAATAAACGGGTCGTCCCCGTCGCCCCGGACCAGCCCGGCCCAGGGCTGCTCCCCCCCCTCCCGTCCTCACCTGCCGGGCTCCACAGACTACGGCTGGGAGTCGCCTCCCTCCGCCGCTCTGCACCACGACGTCCCAAATACTAACGGCCTGCACACGCCGCCCTCTGGCTCCCCGCTCACGCCGCCTGGAGCCGTGTCCCCCGCCGCCCTACGGCGAGGCCTGGAGgcagtgaaaaataaatcttcctCATCTTCACCTTCGTCTTCCCTTCAAACACAGGGGGCTTCTCCCATGAGCGGTGGTGGAGGAGGGACCGGCCCCTCAGGAACCCCTCCGTCCTCCTCGTCCAGCCCCCCACAAGCCGCAGTAGCCGATGGACACGCCATCCCGCCCATAGCGCGGCGCCTCGGCCATCACCCACCTCAGAGCCTGAATGTTGGCAAACCGCTGTACCAGTCGCTGAACTGCAAACCCATGCAGATGTATGTGTTGGACATTTCCCGGGCCAAGTCTGCGGGGGTCGTGTCCTGGAAAGTTTACGGTAACGGGACGCCCGCGGCCGTCACGGGGCCTCCGGAGACCAGCCTTCACACCGTGGTGCAGGGCAGGGGGGAGCTCATCATTTTTGGAGGCCTCATGGACAAGAAGCAAAATGCTAAGTACTACCCTAAAACCAATGCTTTGTACTTTGTACGTGCTAAAAGGTAA
- the LOC116710299 gene encoding SUZ domain-containing protein 1 — protein sequence MEDEEVAESWEEAADSGEIERRLEAKLKINQEAKKTSLKSASSPVRTAIVVQDDSLPAAPPPQIRILKRPSNNGTAGNSASSSRPSQQMKSLAQREAEYAEARRRILGSASSEETPQDNPSQDRASRMNVQQQQQPLEIVRPNNHAIRQPSGPDGTSGFRLCR from the exons ATGGAGGATGAGGAGGTAGCCGAGAGCTGGGAAGAAGCTGCGGACAGTGGG GAGATTGAGAGGAGACTTGAGGCAAAGCTAAAGATAAATCAGGAAGCAAA GAAGACCAGTTTAAAGTCTGCTAGCTCTCCGGTGCGAACAGCGATTGTAGTCCAAGACGACTCCTTGCCGGCGGCTCCTCCGCCTCAGATTCGGATTTTAAAGCGTCCTTCCAACAACGGTACTGCTGGGAACTCTGCGTCCTCGTCTCGTCCCTCGCAGCAGATGAAGTCGCTGGCCCAACGGGAGGCAGAATACGCAGAGGCCCGCAGGAGGATTCTGGGTAGTGCTTCTTCAGAGGAAACCCCTCAGGACAATCCAAGCCAGGACCG GGCTTCTCGTATgaatgtgcagcagcagcagcagccgttGGAAATAGTTCGTCCAAACAATCATGCGATCCGTCAGCCTTCCGGTCCTGATGGCACCTCTGGCTTCCGGCTCTGCAGATAA